In Nicotiana tabacum cultivar K326 chromosome 11, ASM71507v2, whole genome shotgun sequence, a single window of DNA contains:
- the LOC142165795 gene encoding uncharacterized protein LOC142165795, protein MNNEGHGYFEGRRGLRTLKLTHLLFADDLMIFCKWDIRSIQRIMEALNHFSCITRLVANSDESNIFLAGLTSEMQEEIIAMTGFVPRTFPIKYLGLPLSSKKWSKMERQQLLDKITKKDHQCLLKASVLCTKVTNYKCCLVFNL, encoded by the exons ATGAATAATGAAGGACATGGTTACTTTGAGGGAAGGAGAGGATTGAG GACACTCAAGCTCACTCATCTGTTATTTGCAGATGATCTTATGATCTTCTGCAAATGGGATATAAGATCTATTCAAAGAATCATGGAAGCACTGAATCATTTCAGTTGTATCACTAGATTGGTTGCAAATTCAGACGAGTCAAACATATTCTTGGCAGGGCTTACAAGTGAAATGCAGGAGGAGATCATTGCAATGACAGGATTTGTACCAAGAACATTCCCTATAAAGTACTTGGGATTGCCTTTGTCTTCAAAGAAGTGGAGCAAGATGGAACGACAGCAGTTGCTAGACAAAATTACAAAAAAGGACCACCAATGCTTACTCAAGGCATCTGTCCTATGCACGAAGGTTACAAATTATAAATGTTGTCTTGTTTTCAATCTATAA